The following is a genomic window from Sulfitobacter pontiacus.
CTGCCCTTGCCCACGAGGATCAGCTCGTTATCGCCGCGCAGCGTACAGCCGAACCAGACAGAGGCATCTGCCTCGAGCGTCACATTCCCGATGACATTGGCATCGGGGGCAACCCATGCATCCGCGTGAACCTGCGGGGTGATATCGGCCAGAGCGTAAAGCGTCATTTCGTGTCCTCGAATTCTGATTGCAGCGCGCGCACATGATCCACCAGTTTCGGCTGCTGCGAAAGGCGCAATCTTTCGGCGGTGATGATCGACTTCAGCTTGGCCTCTGTTTCGGTCAGGTCGTCATTGACCAGCACGTAGTCGTAGCCGTCCCAATGGCTGATCTCGTCCCAGCTTTTCTCCATTCGAAGCGCGATGGTATCGGGGGCGTCCTGACCACGGGTTTCCAGACGCCGCCGCAGCTCTTTGATCGAGGGCGGCAGGATGAAGATCGACAGCACGTGCTGCTTGAGCGTCGAGTTGCTGATTTGCTGCGCGCCCTGCCAATCCACGTCGAACAGCACATCGCGGCCACTGTCGATCGCCTTTTGCACCGGTCCCTTGGGCGAGCCGTAATAGTTGTTGAAGACGCGGGCGTGCTCCAGCATATCGCCATCGTTCACCATGGCGCGGAAATCATCTTCGGCGGTGAAAAAATAGTCCTTGCCGTCTTCCTCGCCGACACGCGGTGCGCGGGTGGTGGCCGAGACAGAGAATTCAAGCGAGGTATCCCAATCGCGCAGCTTGCGGGCCAGCGTCGATTTACCCGCCCCCGAGGGCGAGCTGAGGATGATCAATAGGCCGCGTCTGTCGCTCATGTCTTACTCCACATTTTGCACTTGTTCGCGCATCTGATCTATCACCGCCTTCAAGGCCAGCCCGATCTGGGTCAGCGCGGTGTTTTGTGCCTTGGCGCACAGTGTATTGGCCTCGCGGTTGAACTCCTGCATCAGGAAATCCAGCTTGCGCCCCACGGCCCCGTCCTGCGCCAGCAAGGCGCGGGCCGCATCCACATGGGCGTGCAGGCGGTCGATCTCTTCGGTGATGTCGGATTTGACGGCGATCAGCGCCAGTTCCTGCGCCAGTCGGTCAGCGTCCACGCCTTCGGCATTGTCCAGCACCCGCGAAAGATTGCGTTGCAGCGTCTGTGCCATCTCGTCCTTGCGCGTCTCGGCCAGCGCGGCGGCCTGTGTTGTCAACTCTGCCACCTGCGCCAACTGCGCCTCAAGAACCTGCGCCAAGGCAGCCCCTTCGCGGGCGCGCATGTCGTTGAAATCGGCAAGCACCGTGGGGAATTCCGCCAGCAGTGTCGCGCAAAGGGCGGCCACATCATCCACCGTCGTCGCCTGTTCAAGCACGCCGCGCATGGTGACGATATCGGTCGCCTTGGAGGGCGCAAGCGAGATCCCCGCATCCATCGCGCGCGCTTCGATCTGGTGCAGCGCGTCCAGCACGACATCAAGCTGATCCGCGTTCACCGTCAATGCGCCAGAGCCATCCTCGCGGGTGATCCGTAGATTGCAGGTGACATTGCCGCGGGCGATGGCGGCGCTTAGCGTCTTGCGCAGGCCCGCCTCCAGCCCGTCGATCCAGTCGGGCACACGCAGGCGCAGGTCGAGCCCCTTGCCATTAACCGATCGCAATTCCCACCCCCAACTGTGCGGGCCGGACGCACCACTGGCCGAGGCGAAACCCGTCATTGAACGTATCATGGCATGGTCCTTGTCGATTGCGATTGTTGCGCGCCTTAAAAGGGAAAGTCGCAAATGGGGCAAGTAAAAAGCCATTCTGCCGCACGAGGTCTCCCCTTAACGGTCTGTTAACCAAGTTTGCTGTTATATCTACAAATTACCGCTGATTTGACTAAACTCAGGCAATACATCGCGGCCCTGCTGCCGCCCCCCGTCCTGCTCTTGTCCCGACCGCAATAAGGCTGCCCGATGAAACATCTTCCCCCTCTGGATGATATGCCCCAGACCGGCTCTCGCCGCGTGATGCCGCCCCCGACACCCGCGATGGTTGACGTGCGGGCCTATTGGCAGGGGCTTTGCCGTGGTCAGCCGGTTCCGTTCCGGTCACAGATCGACCCTGCACAGATCACCTCCGTGCTGGATCGCGCCTTTGTTCTGGAACGCAGGCGGTCTGAACTGGCGCGGTTTCGCGTCGCCGGATCGCAGCTGTGCACTGCCATGGGGATGGATCTGCGCGGGATGCCGATGATCTCTCTGTTCGACCCGTCCGAGCGTCGCCGCTGCAGTGATTGGCTGGATCACATTCTGTCACAGCCCGCCACCGGAGAGATGACGCTCACCGCGGGGGATGCGGCCGTTCAGGCGCGTATGCTGGTGCTGCCGTTGCGCAGTGACATGGGGCAGATCGACCGGATGCTTGGCTGTCTGGAGATCACATCCAATGCCATCGAGCATCCGGGCTTGTATCGGATCGGCGATCTTGCCACGACACCGATCCCGCGCCCGCCACGGGCCGATGTGGCAGAGGAAACGCGCGCGCCCTGCCCCGAAGGTTTCGCCGATCCCGCCGCGCGTTTTGCCGCGCGGTCCGGTCGCAACCGGCCAGCCTATCTACGGGTCGTGAAGTAAACGGGGTAACCCCGATGGGACGCCCCCCGATGCCGCAAAAGAAAAAGGCCGCGCATGACGATATGCGCGGCCTTTCTTATTGCATGAGCTGCGGCAGTTAGCCGACGGCTTTGACCTGTTGGTTCGCCCGGCGTGCCGACAGTTCCTCGGCCACGAGGAAGGCAAGCTCCAGCGACTGGCTGGCGTTCAAACGCGGGTCGCAGGCAGTGTGGTAGCGGTCAGACAGGTCTTCGTCCTGAACGGCGCGGACACCACCAGTACATTCTGTCACATCCTGACCGGTCATCTCAAAGTGGACACCACCGGGCACGGTGCCCTCGGCCCCATGTACCGCAAAGAATTCACGCACTTCGCGCAGCACGGAATCAAAGGGCCGCGTCTTATAGCCGCTTGAGGATTTGATCGTGTTGCCATGCATGGGGTCACAGGTCCAGACGACATTCGCGCCCTCTTCCTGCACGGTCTTGATCAGACGCGGCAGGTGTTCACCGACATTGCCGGCCCCGAAACGCGCGATCAGGGTCAGGCGACCCTCTTCGTTTTCGGGGTTCAGCTTGTGCATCAACAGCTTGAGGTCATCGCTGGTCATCGTCGGGCCACACTTCAGGCCGATGGGGTTCTGAACGCCGCGGGCAAATTCCACATGCGCGCCATCGGGCTGACGTGTCCGGTCGCCGATCCAGATCATGTGACCCGAGCCCGCCAGCCATTTCCCGGTCTGGCTGTCCTGACGGCACAGTGCCTCTTCGTATTCCAGCAGCAGCGATTCGTGGCTGGTATAATATTCCACCGATTGCAGGGTATGCGCCGTCTCGGACGTGACACCCGCCGCCGCCATGAAATCAAGCGTGTCTGAAATGCGGTTCGCGATCTCGCGGTATTTTTCCGCCTTTTCGCTTTCGGTAAAGCCCAAAGTCCAGCCGTGCACCTGATGCACATCGGCATAGCCGCCGGTCGAGAATGCGCGGATCAGGTTCAGGGTCGCGGCGGCCTGTGTGTAGGCGCGCAGCATCTTTTTAGGATCGGGAATACGGGCGTCGGCGGTAAAGGCGAGCTCGTTGATGATGTCACCGCGGTAGCTTGGCAGTTCCACCCCATCCACGGTTTCAGTCGGCGCTGAACGCGGCTTGGCGAACTGACCCGCCATGCGGCCCAGCTTGATCACCGGCACTTTGGCACCGTGGGTCAGCACGATGGCCATCTGCAACATCACCTTGAAGGTGTCGCGGATCATATCGCTGCTGAATTGTTCGAAGCTTTCGGCGCAATCGCCGCCCTGAAGCAAGAACGCCTCGCCACGGCCCGCCGCCGCCAGATGCTTTTTCAGCCGCCGCGCTTCACCCGCAAAGACCAACAATGGATAACGGGACAATTCAGCTTCGACCGCGCGCAGCGCGTCCTGATCAGGATAGTCGGGCATCTGGATCCGCGGTTTGTCGCGCCAGCTTGATTTTGTCCAATCGGTCATCATTTTTCTCCGAAGTCCGCAGCGCCCGAAGTGTCAGGCGCAAACATTGTGAAATTGTGGTATATAAAGGTCTGGCCCAAGTGACCAGAACCGAAATTCAACCTATTGACCTTCGCCCCCGCCCGTGGGCAAGGTTTTCGGCAGGTTTTTGAGGGCAGCGCCCACTTTGCCCCAACGTATAACGCAAACCTGAAAGGCGACGTGATGAGTGACACCCGTCTGGCCAACCGCATTCTTCCTGACGCTGAAAAGACACGGCGCTTTGTCTTTGTGCTGCTGGAAAACTTTACCATGCTCAGCTTTGCCTCGGCGGTGGAATGTCTGCGCATCGCCAACCGCATGGCGGGTCGTCCGGCCTATGACTGGCGTCTGATCGGCGAGGATGGCGGGCGCGTGCGCTGTTCGGCTGGGGCGGAATTTACGCTGGATGGCGATCTGGACGATCTGGGCCGCGACGACACGCTGGTGGTGTGCAGCGGCATCGACGTGCAGGCGGCGACGACCAAGAAGCTGCTGGGATGGCTGCGCCGGGAGGCCCGCAAGGGCATGATGGTCGGCGGTCTGTGCACGGCCGCCTTCACGCTGGCCAAGGCCGGATTGCTGGACGGGAAGAAAGCCACGATCCACTGGGAAAATCAGGATAGTTTCAGCGAAGACTTCGAGGATGTCACCCTGACAAAATCGGTCTTTGTGGTGGACGGCAACCGGATGACGACAGCGGGCGGGACATCCTCGATCGATCTGATGCTCAAGCTGATTGCCGACGATCTGGGCGAGGATCTGGCAAATGCCGTTGCCGACCAGCTGATCTATAGCTCCATCCGCACGGACCAGGACACGCAGCGTCTGTCGGTGCCCACCCGTATCGGCGTGCGGCATCCCAAGCTGGGTCAGGTCATCCAGATGATGGAGGCCAATATCGAAGAGCCGATCAGCCCGTCCTCATTGGCGCGCGATGTCGGCATGTCCACGCGGCAGCTTGAACGGCTGTTCCGCCGCTACCTCAACCGCAGCCCCAAACGCTATTACATGGAACTGCGCCTGCAAAAGGCGCGTAACCTGCTGATGCAAACGGATATGAGCGTGATCAACGTGGCGCTGGCCTGTGGCTTTGCCTCGCCGTCGCATTTTTCCAAATGCTACCGTGCGCATTATAACACGACACCTTACCGCGAACGCGGGTCGCATGCGGCCAAGCCCGTCGCCTAATCGTTACTGATCCGGTACACCGCACCGTTCCCGACCGAGATAAACCAGATCGCGCCGTCCGGTGCCTCTATGATGTCGCGCACCCGTGCCGTGGCGGGGGTAGAGATTTGCGCCACCTCGGCCAGCGGATCGCCCTGTAGCCGCGCGATATAATTGAACTTGAGCGAGCCAACGAAGATATCGCCCCGCCACTCGGGAAACATCTTGCCCGAATAGACCAGCAACCCCGAGGGCGCGATAGACGGGTCCCAGTAGAAGGCGGGCTGCTCCATCCCCTTCTTCGCGGTGCCTTCGCCGATCTTGGCACCGGAGTAGTGACGCCCGTAGGATATCACCGGCCATCCGTAATTCGCGCCCTTGCGGACCGCGTTAACCTCGTCTCCGCCGCGCGCCCCATGTTCTGACACCCAAAGATTGCCCTCCAGATCAAGCGCTGCCCCTTGCGGGTTGCGATGCCCGTAGGACCAGATTTCCGGCAGCACGTCGTCGCGCCCGACAAACGGGTTATCGGCGGGCACAGTACCGTCACGGTTCACCCGCACGACAGAGCCGTTGTGCTGCCCCAGATCCTGCGCCGCCGGACGGTCGCCGCGCTCTCCGACGGTGACGAAAAGCGTGCCATCGCGCGCCTCGACCACGCGGCTGCCAAAGTGCTGACCGGCGGCAGACCCGCGTGACATGGTAAAGAGATCGCGTAGATTTTCGAGCCGCGCACCATCCTGCGACAGCTCTGCCGCGGCAAGCGCGGTACCGGCCCCACCCTCAAGCGCCTTGGCATAGGTCAGGAATACAGTGCGCGATCTGTCAAAATCCCGTGCCAGCGTGATATCCAGCAAGCCGCCCTGCCCTGCGTCAACGACCTGCGGTGCGCCGGTAACCTCTTGGCTGGTGCCCTCGCGGACCCGCAGCAAGCGGCCGTCGCGTTCGGTGACCAGCACGTCCCCATTTGGCAAAATCGCCAGCGCCCAAGGCGTCTCCAGCCCTGACACCTGCTGGGTGATCCGCAGCTCTTGCGCGCCAAGGCCCGACGGGCCCATGACCGATCCGGCTATGACCAACGCCCCGATGGCCCGTGCGGCCTGATGTATCATCCCCCCGCGAAACATGGCTTTCCCTCTTCATACAACCTATCCCTGCAAACCTAGCGCAGACAAAGCGTCGATCCACATCATCTTGCGCCACTTTACCTAGGGATAACGCTTTTCTTTTCCAAAATCGCCGCATAGGCTCTGGCGCAGAACACCATGTTCAACAGGGAGAGAAACATGAAAAAGATGCTTATGGCCACAACGGCTGCAGCATTGCTGGCCACCAATGCCTATGCTGACGCGCATAGCAAGGACGTGAAGCTTGGCGTGATCTTTGGCTACACCGGCCCGATTGAATCGCTGACCGGCATCATGGCATCCAGCGCCGAGCTGGCCATGAAAGAAGTCACCGACAGCGGCATGCTGATGGACGGGGCAACAGTCACCCCCTCGCGCGCTGACACGGGCTGCGTCGATAACGCGCTTGCGGTATCCAGTGCGGAACGCCTGATCGCCGAAGGGATCAACGGCATCGTGGGCGCGGCCTGCTCTGGCGTGACCGGCGCGATCTTGCAAAACGCGGCGCTGCCCAACGGGATGGTGATGATCTCGCCCTCCGCCACATCCCCCGGCTTGACATCGATGGAAGACGACGGTCTGTTCTTCCGCACCGCCCCCTCCGACGCCCGTCAGGGCGAGGTCATGGCAGAGGTGCTGATGGAAGAAGGCATCAAGGAAGTCGCGGTCACCTATACAAACAATGACTACGGCAAGGGTTTGGCCGACGCGTTCCAGCAGGCCTATGAAGCTGCGGGTGGGACAATTACCATCTCTGCCGCACATGAAGACGGCAAGGCCGATTACTCTGCCGAGGTTGGCGCGCTGGCCTCTGCCGGTGGCGACCGTCTGGTGGTTGCGGGCTACGTCGATCAGGGTGGATCGGGCGTTGTGCGTGCAGCGATTGATTCAGGCGCGTTCGACACGTTCCACTTCCCCGACGGGATGATCGCGGCGAACCTTGAAAACAACTTCGGTTCCGAGTTGGACGGCTCCACCGGCCAGCACCCCGGCACCGATAGCCCCGGCGCTGACAAATTCACCGCGCTGGTCGACGGTGCCTTCGACACCACATCGCCCTTCGCACCGGAAAGCTATGACGCGGCAGCTCTGCTGATGCTGGCGATGCAGGCCGCAGGGTCTTCCGATCCGCAGGTCTATAAGGATCAGGTCATGTCGGTTGCGAATGCCCCCGGCGAAAAGATCTATCCGGGTGAGCTGGCCAAAGCGCTGCAAATCCTCAAGGACGGCGGCGAAGTCGATTATGAAGGCGCAACCGCGGTTGAACTGATCGGCCCCGGTGAATCCGCTGGCAGCTACCGTCAGATCAAGATCGAAGACGGCAAGATCACGACGGTTCAATACCGCTAACATCACATGACGTGACAGAAAACAGCCCGGTGCATTGCGACCGGGCTGTTTTTGCAACGGGGCTTCGGCACCGCACGGGGAGACTACAAAATGATCGTCGTAGACGACATCCATAAACATTTCGGCGGGTTCCACGCCGTGGACGGGGCCAATCTGACCATTGGCAAAGGCACGATCACCGGTTTGATCGGCCCGAACGGTGCTGGCAAAACGACGCTGTTCAACGTGATCGCGGGGGTGTTGAAACCGACCTCGGGGCGCGTGACGATGGACGGCGAGGATATCACCGGCCTGCCCCCCCATACGCTGTTTCACAAAGGGCTGCTGCGGACCTTCCAGATCGCGCATGAATTTTCGTCGATGACCTGCCGCGAGAACCTGATGATGGTGCCCGGCGATCAGGCGGGCGAGACGCTATGGAACACGTGGTTCGGGCGCAAGCGCATCGCCGATCAGGAACGCGCCTTGCGCGCCAAAGCCGACGAAGTGCTTGAGTTTCTGACGGTGGAACATCTGGCCGAGCAGAAAGCGGGTCAGATCTCCGGCGGTCAGAAAAAGCTGCTGGAACTGGGGCGCACCATGATGGTCGACGCCAAGATCGTGTTCCTTGACGAGGTCGGGGCCGGTGTGAACCGCACGCTGCTCAATACCATCGGTGACGCGATCATCCGTCTGAACAAGGAACGCGGCTATACCTTTGTTGTGATCGAACACGACATGGATTTCATCGGCCGTCTGTGTGATCCGGTGATCTGTATGGCCGAGGGCAAGGTTCTCGCTCAAGGCACCCTGCCCGAGATCAAGGCCAACGAACAGGTGATCGAAGCCTATCTGGGCACCGGGCTCAAGAACAAGGCCGTGTCTGCATGAGACGGATGGCCACCGCATTGACGCTCTGCGCGGGATTTGCCCTGCCGCAGGCCGCTGCGGCCTGTGCGCAGCTGTCGGCGCAGGTCTGGATGTGCGATCGGGGCACCCCGTGGGAAGAAGCAACCTGGGACACGGTCGGCGACGGCTCTACCCGCTATCTGGGCGAGGTGATCCTGAACTTCACCGAAGAATGGCCCGGGTACGACATCGCCGACGGCACCTCGACGCTGGAAGAGCAATACGAGACCTATAGCGCCTGGATCGCGGCGGATGGCGGCCCTGCCCCGGACGTGCTGAAGGTCGACCGGATCGACACCCCGATGGGCACGACCCTGCGGCACATGCAATATGACGAGATCGAAGGCGACCGCACCATGAGCGCGGTCATGTTGTCGGATGTCGGATCAGCGCGGATTATGCTGTATCTCGATACCACCGACACAATGCCTTTGGATGAAATGGACAAGATGTCCTTTGAGGTGGCCATGATGCTGCGCGACACATGTGCGGATGAGATATCCTGCGCCGCGCCCATCCCCGCGGCAGCCCTGGACACCGAATGAAAGAGACTGACATGAGCAACCCATACGGCGACCGGGGCAATAAGGACCTGTCGATCGCGAACCCCAAAGGGCAAGGCACCGCGCAGCCGGTCAAAGGGGGCGGCAAAAGCCACCCCGCGCCGGCGGGCCCCTTCCTGATCGGCGACACGATGACGGGCGGCTATGGCAAGGGCCCCGATATCCTGCACGGCTGCACCATCGCCGTCGAAAAGGGTGAGATCGCCGTCATCGTCGGTCCCAATGGCGCGGGTAAATCCACGGCGATGAAGGCGGTCTTTGGCATGCTCGACGTGCGGCAGGGCCATGTGCGGCTGGACGGCGAAGACATCACCTCGCTGTCGCCGCAAGACCGTGTGGCCAAAGGCATGGGGTTCGTGCCGCAGACCTCGAACATCTTTACCTCGATGACGGTGGAAGAAAACCTCGAGATGGGGGCGTTCATCCGCCGCGATGATTTCCGTGATACGATGGCGCAGGTCTATGACCTTTTTCCGATCCTCAAGGAAAAGCGCTATCAGGCCGCGGGCGAGCTGTCGGGCGGGCAACGCCAGCAGGTCGCTGTGGGCCGCGCGTTGATGACGCAGCCGAAGGTGCTGATGCTGGACGAACCCACCGCTGGCGTATCCCCCATCGTGATGGACGAACTGTTCGACCGCATCATCGAGGTCGCGCGGACTGGTATCCCGATCCTGATGGTGGAACAGAACGCCCGCCAAGCGCTGGAGATTGCGGATAAGGGCTATGTTCTGGTGCAAGGGGCCAATGCCTTTACCGGCACGGGCAAAGAGCTTTTGGAAGACCCCGAAGTTCGCAAATCCTTTCTGGGGGGTTAAGCGATGCGATGGACCCTTCCGATGGCCCTATTGGCAACCACGGCGCCAGCCTTGGCGCAAGACAGCGTTGCCACGACCGCAGCAACAGCCCCGACCGCCGCAGCCGCTACGGCCCCCGCAGAGCCGTTCCAGCAGACGATTGCGATCGCCTGCCGCTTTACTTGGGAATGTGTGGAGAACGAACCCTGCACCGAGACAGAGTTCACCCCCGACATCACCGGCAACGCAGGCGGAGCCTCTGCCGATGCGCTGACGGTTCAATCACAAATGGTCAGCGACGCCGAAACCGTCGACATGACTGGCACGAAACAGGTCAAGGCGCTGTCCCTGACGGGGGGTGGGTTTGATGCTCGCCACCTGCTGAGCATCGCCGCCGACGGGGCCTCCCGTTATACCGTGCATTACGCTGATGGGCCGATTGTCATCAGCTATCTAGGGACATGCAAATAATGGATTTACTCAACGCTTTCATCGCCTTGGCCAACTATGTGCTGGTTCCGGGCATCGCCTATGGGTCGCAACTGGCGCTTGGTGCGCTTGGGGTGACCCTGGTCTATGGGATCTTGCGGTTCTCGAACTTTGCCCATGGCGACACAATGGCGCTTGGCGCGATGTCCGCCGTGCTGATCACCTGGGGTTTCCAGTCGCTAGGGCTGAGCCTGGGGGTCCTGCCGACTGCCCTGCTGGCGCTGCCATTCGCGATCATCATCACCATCGGGTTGCTGCTTGGCACGGACAAGCTTGTCTATAGTTTCTACCGCGAAAAGAAGGCCAAGCCGGTGATCTTTGTCATCGTCTCGCTGGGGGTGACATTCGTCTACAACGGCATCACCCGCTTTATCATCGGCGCAGAGGATCAACGGTTTCTGGATGGTGAACGCTTCATCATCTCGGCCCGCGACTTCAAAGAGATGACGGGGCTTGAGGAAGGTCTGGCGATCAAAACGACCCAAGGGCTGACCGTGGTGACGGCTGTCATCGTGGTTGCCGCATTGTTCTGGTTCCTGAACAAGACACGCTCGGGCAAATCCATGCGCGCCTACTCTGACAACGAGGATCTGGCGCTGCTGTCGGGCATTAACCC
Proteins encoded in this region:
- the gmk gene encoding guanylate kinase, which codes for MSDRRGLLIILSSPSGAGKSTLARKLRDWDTSLEFSVSATTRAPRVGEEDGKDYFFTAEDDFRAMVNDGDMLEHARVFNNYYGSPKGPVQKAIDSGRDVLFDVDWQGAQQISNSTLKQHVLSIFILPPSIKELRRRLETRGQDAPDTIALRMEKSWDEISHWDGYDYVLVNDDLTETEAKLKSIITAERLRLSQQPKLVDHVRALQSEFEDTK
- a CDS encoding YicC/YloC family endoribonuclease: MIRSMTGFASASGASGPHSWGWELRSVNGKGLDLRLRVPDWIDGLEAGLRKTLSAAIARGNVTCNLRITREDGSGALTVNADQLDVVLDALHQIEARAMDAGISLAPSKATDIVTMRGVLEQATTVDDVAALCATLLAEFPTVLADFNDMRAREGAALAQVLEAQLAQVAELTTQAAALAETRKDEMAQTLQRNLSRVLDNAEGVDADRLAQELALIAVKSDITEEIDRLHAHVDAARALLAQDGAVGRKLDFLMQEFNREANTLCAKAQNTALTQIGLALKAVIDQMREQVQNVE
- a CDS encoding PAS domain-containing protein translates to MKHLPPLDDMPQTGSRRVMPPPTPAMVDVRAYWQGLCRGQPVPFRSQIDPAQITSVLDRAFVLERRRSELARFRVAGSQLCTAMGMDLRGMPMISLFDPSERRRCSDWLDHILSQPATGEMTLTAGDAAVQARMLVLPLRSDMGQIDRMLGCLEITSNAIEHPGLYRIGDLATTPIPRPPRADVAEETRAPCPEGFADPAARFAARSGRNRPAYLRVVK
- a CDS encoding class II 3-deoxy-7-phosphoheptulonate synthase, with translation MTDWTKSSWRDKPRIQMPDYPDQDALRAVEAELSRYPLLVFAGEARRLKKHLAAAGRGEAFLLQGGDCAESFEQFSSDMIRDTFKVMLQMAIVLTHGAKVPVIKLGRMAGQFAKPRSAPTETVDGVELPSYRGDIINELAFTADARIPDPKKMLRAYTQAAATLNLIRAFSTGGYADVHQVHGWTLGFTESEKAEKYREIANRISDTLDFMAAAGVTSETAHTLQSVEYYTSHESLLLEYEEALCRQDSQTGKWLAGSGHMIWIGDRTRQPDGAHVEFARGVQNPIGLKCGPTMTSDDLKLLMHKLNPENEEGRLTLIARFGAGNVGEHLPRLIKTVQEEGANVVWTCDPMHGNTIKSSSGYKTRPFDSVLREVREFFAVHGAEGTVPGGVHFEMTGQDVTECTGGVRAVQDEDLSDRYHTACDPRLNASQSLELAFLVAEELSARRANQQVKAVG
- a CDS encoding GlxA family transcriptional regulator — protein: MSDTRLANRILPDAEKTRRFVFVLLENFTMLSFASAVECLRIANRMAGRPAYDWRLIGEDGGRVRCSAGAEFTLDGDLDDLGRDDTLVVCSGIDVQAATTKKLLGWLRREARKGMMVGGLCTAAFTLAKAGLLDGKKATIHWENQDSFSEDFEDVTLTKSVFVVDGNRMTTAGGTSSIDLMLKLIADDLGEDLANAVADQLIYSSIRTDQDTQRLSVPTRIGVRHPKLGQVIQMMEANIEEPISPSSLARDVGMSTRQLERLFRRYLNRSPKRYYMELRLQKARNLLMQTDMSVINVALACGFASPSHFSKCYRAHYNTTPYRERGSHAAKPVA
- a CDS encoding PQQ-dependent sugar dehydrogenase is translated as MFRGGMIHQAARAIGALVIAGSVMGPSGLGAQELRITQQVSGLETPWALAILPNGDVLVTERDGRLLRVREGTSQEVTGAPQVVDAGQGGLLDITLARDFDRSRTVFLTYAKALEGGAGTALAAAELSQDGARLENLRDLFTMSRGSAAGQHFGSRVVEARDGTLFVTVGERGDRPAAQDLGQHNGSVVRVNRDGTVPADNPFVGRDDVLPEIWSYGHRNPQGAALDLEGNLWVSEHGARGGDEVNAVRKGANYGWPVISYGRHYSGAKIGEGTAKKGMEQPAFYWDPSIAPSGLLVYSGKMFPEWRGDIFVGSLKFNYIARLQGDPLAEVAQISTPATARVRDIIEAPDGAIWFISVGNGAVYRISND
- a CDS encoding ABC transporter substrate-binding protein → MKKMLMATTAAALLATNAYADAHSKDVKLGVIFGYTGPIESLTGIMASSAELAMKEVTDSGMLMDGATVTPSRADTGCVDNALAVSSAERLIAEGINGIVGAACSGVTGAILQNAALPNGMVMISPSATSPGLTSMEDDGLFFRTAPSDARQGEVMAEVLMEEGIKEVAVTYTNNDYGKGLADAFQQAYEAAGGTITISAAHEDGKADYSAEVGALASAGGDRLVVAGYVDQGGSGVVRAAIDSGAFDTFHFPDGMIAANLENNFGSELDGSTGQHPGTDSPGADKFTALVDGAFDTTSPFAPESYDAAALLMLAMQAAGSSDPQVYKDQVMSVANAPGEKIYPGELAKALQILKDGGEVDYEGATAVELIGPGESAGSYRQIKIEDGKITTVQYR
- a CDS encoding ABC transporter ATP-binding protein, producing MIVVDDIHKHFGGFHAVDGANLTIGKGTITGLIGPNGAGKTTLFNVIAGVLKPTSGRVTMDGEDITGLPPHTLFHKGLLRTFQIAHEFSSMTCRENLMMVPGDQAGETLWNTWFGRKRIADQERALRAKADEVLEFLTVEHLAEQKAGQISGGQKKLLELGRTMMVDAKIVFLDEVGAGVNRTLLNTIGDAIIRLNKERGYTFVVIEHDMDFIGRLCDPVICMAEGKVLAQGTLPEIKANEQVIEAYLGTGLKNKAVSA
- a CDS encoding ABC transporter ATP-binding protein, which codes for MSNPYGDRGNKDLSIANPKGQGTAQPVKGGGKSHPAPAGPFLIGDTMTGGYGKGPDILHGCTIAVEKGEIAVIVGPNGAGKSTAMKAVFGMLDVRQGHVRLDGEDITSLSPQDRVAKGMGFVPQTSNIFTSMTVEENLEMGAFIRRDDFRDTMAQVYDLFPILKEKRYQAAGELSGGQRQQVAVGRALMTQPKVLMLDEPTAGVSPIVMDELFDRIIEVARTGIPILMVEQNARQALEIADKGYVLVQGANAFTGTGKELLEDPEVRKSFLGG
- a CDS encoding branched-chain amino acid ABC transporter permease, producing MDLLNAFIALANYVLVPGIAYGSQLALGALGVTLVYGILRFSNFAHGDTMALGAMSAVLITWGFQSLGLSLGVLPTALLALPFAIIITIGLLLGTDKLVYSFYREKKAKPVIFVIVSLGVTFVYNGITRFIIGAEDQRFLDGERFIISARDFKEMTGLEEGLAIKTTQGLTVVTAVIVVAALFWFLNKTRSGKSMRAYSDNEDLALLSGINPERVVMITWIIVACLATTAGVLYGLDKSFKPFTYFQLLLPIFAAAIVGGLGSPIGAIAGGFVIAFSEVTITYAWKKVFGYLAPEGMAPDGLVQLLSTDYKFAVSFVILLIVLLFKPTGLFKGQSV